The genomic window GACCACGCCGAGAATCCGGCTTCCCGGCGCGAGGCGCTCCTTTGCCCGCGAATAGTTGTGCCGCAGCGCCGCAAGATCGATTTCCACCCAACTGTGAGCCATCTTCAACTCCATATGCGTTCGTTGACTCCTCGATTCGCGCTTCATCCCCATTTTGCGCGAAAGGCCGGGTCTGCCGCTCATATCGGCGGACCGCGGAGTGGCGCCCCCGGCAGCCATGCACCGGCCGGGTCTTCCCGGATTCCCTCCGTTTCAGGAAGGAGCAACCGTCATCCCCCGCCGGCACGGGTGTCCTGAAGGCCCGCAAACGCCGACAGCCGCGCTTTCCCCTGTAAACGTCCGGGAGCCCCGTGCTGCTCCACATTCCATCGCGAGCCGCCCCGCTCATGCCGATTCAAAGGGACGGCGAAGGCCTTCATGCTTTGTAGCGGACCAACCCGGTTCACAGCCTCTTGCCGCAATGCCCGCGGCGGTCTCGTGATGCGCCGTGGAACCCGAATCCCGGCGACGCGTCGATGGGCGCGGATACCCTTCCTATTCCGTGAAAAATATGTTAGGCCATTCGCACATCAATGGGAAGGAATTCTTGAAGGGTTTCCCGGGGAGGAAGACGAGAGAATGCACGCGGGCTATCTGCTTACCGTACTGGGACTGATCTGCTTTCTGGAAGGGTTGCCGTACCTGGCTTCCCCCGATTATCTGAAGAAATGGCTGATCGAGGTCGTCATCCCCGCGCCAAGCCGTTACCTGCGCCTTTTCGGCGGCGTGCTCATGGTCCTTGGCCTGCTTTTCGTGTACTGGGGCCGTCGGCATGGCGGATGAGCGCATTTCCTACCGACTCCGGGAATACGACTACGATCTCCCTCCCTCCCTGATCGCACAATCCCCCTTATCCCGAAGGGAGGAATCCCGTCTTCTCGTGCTGGACCGAGGCCGCGGCGCGATGGATCACGTTCGCTTCCGGGATTTGCCGGACCATCTGCACGCCGAAGACCTGCTGGTGGTCAACGACACCCGGGTGGTGCCGGCGCGTTTGATCGGCTTCAAGGATTCGGGCGGCAGGATCGAATTGCTGGTGACGGAACCCTACAAAAGCGAAGCCGAAGGGCGGCGGGACGGTTACTGGTGTCTTGCCGCGGCCGCAAAACGCA from Syntrophobacter fumaroxidans MPOB includes these protein-coding regions:
- a CDS encoding DUF2065 domain-containing protein; this translates as MHAGYLLTVLGLICFLEGLPYLASPDYLKKWLIEVVIPAPSRYLRLFGGVLMVLGLLFVYWGRRHGG